The genomic DNA CCGTGCCGTCCTTGCACTCCGTCAGTATCTCTTCGCCGGCCGGGCCCGCGCCCGGGCGCGCCGGGGCCGCGCCTGCTGCGGGTGCGCCTTCGCGCTGGTAGACGATCTTCTTGCTGCCGAGATCGCAGCTGCCCACCACCTGTCCGGCCGCTTCTGCATTGGCATCGACGGTGACGACGGTAAAGCGCGTCACGCCGGCCGCGGCAATCTTCGCTTCGATCTGGGTGCGCAGGGCTTCGCAGTTTTCGGCGCCGTGGGCGGCGCCCGCGAGGGCAAGCGCCATGGGAATCAACCAGGGTTTCATGATGAATCGGCCTCGCAGC from Variovorax sp. V93 includes the following:
- a CDS encoding DUF1161 domain-containing protein, with protein sequence MKPWLIPMALALAGAAHGAENCEALRTQIEAKIAAAGVTRFTVVTVDANAEAAGQVVGSCDLGSKKIVYQREGAPAAGAAPARPGAGPAGEEILTECKDGTVSVGGDCRK